One Bos taurus isolate L1 Dominette 01449 registration number 42190680 breed Hereford chromosome 25, ARS-UCD2.0, whole genome shotgun sequence genomic window carries:
- the OR2AE1 gene encoding olfactory receptor family 2 subfamily AE member 1, with amino-acid sequence MVVFLIAVSGNSLTLLLICADPRLHTSMYLLLSQLSLMELMHVSTTIPKMATNYLSGQKSISFVGCATQHFLYLTLGGVECLLLAFMSYDRYVAICHPLRYTVLMNRKVTLMMAAMSWLGASLNSLIYTAVLMHFPFCGPRQIHHFYCEFPAVVKLVCGDISVYEATVYISTLLLLLLPIVLISTSYVFILHSVIQMRGSKRNAFATCSSHLTVVTLWFGASIFSYMRPRSQRTPLQDKVGSVFYSIITPTLNPLIYTLRNKDVAKALRRVLGRDCIIKRLQVQLS; translated from the coding sequence ATGGTGGTCTTCCTTATTGCTGTGAGTGGCAACAGCCTCACTCTTCTCCTCATCTGTGCTGACCCCCGGCTCCACACATCCATGTACCTCCTCCTCAGCCAGCTCTCGCTCATGGAGCTGATGCATgtctccaccaccatccccaagATGGCGACCAACTACCTCTCTGGCCAGAAGTCCATCTCCTTTGTGGGCTGTGCGACCCAGCACTTCCTCTATCTGACTCTGGGCGGTGTGGAGTGTCTTCTCCTAGCTTTCATGTCCTATGACCGCTACGTTGCCATCTGTCATCCACTGCGCTACACTGTTCTCATGAACAGAAAGGTGACGCTAATGATGGCTGCCATGTCTTGGTTGGGAGCGTCCCTGAATTCCCTAATTTACACGGCAGTCTTGATGCACTTCCCTTTCTGTGGGCCTCGACAAATCCACCACTTCTACTGTGAGTTTCCAGCTGTTGTGAAGTTGGTATGTGGAGACATCTCTGTGTACGAGGCCACAGTGTACATCagcaccctcctcctcctcctcctccccatcgTCCTGATTTCTACATCCTATGTCTTCATCCTCCACAGTGTCATTCAGATGCGTGGGAGTAAGAGAAACGCCTTCGCCACTTGCAGCTCTCACCTCACTGTGGTTACCCTCTGGTTTGGTGCTTCCATCTTCTCATATATGAGGCCCAGGTCCCAGCGCACTCCACTGCAAGACAAAGTCGGTTCTGTGTTCTACAGCATCATCACTCCCACATTGAATCCACTGATTTATACTCTCCGGAATAAGGATGTAGCTAAGGCTCTGAGGAGGGTTCTGGGGAGAGACTGTATCATTAAAAGATTGCAAGTGCAGTTGTCCTGA